Proteins found in one Deltaproteobacteria bacterium genomic segment:
- a CDS encoding DUF1295 domain-containing protein, which produces MDTSIMLNTAGVLLAVMSAMWIVSVVLKDASIVDPVWSLLFVIIAASSIYQTEVTPGKMLVLGCVGLWGVRLSVHLLVRFIGEEEEDPRYQAFRRHFGVDRYWWVSYFQVFILQGCLAFLVSAPLQVAGTAGASDPLMVNDWIGLVFFAVGLYFEVVGDWQLTKFKQNPAMKGKVLNTGLWRYTRHPNYFGDTCLWWGLWLMCLDEPLGLAAIVGPLVMSFLLMRVSGVPMLENRMKKTREGYEDYVRQTSSFFPRPPRAL; this is translated from the coding sequence ATGGATACATCAATCATGTTGAACACAGCAGGGGTCCTATTGGCAGTGATGAGTGCCATGTGGATCGTGAGTGTTGTGCTTAAGGACGCAAGTATCGTTGACCCCGTTTGGTCGCTCTTGTTTGTGATCATCGCGGCATCTTCAATTTATCAAACGGAAGTCACACCCGGGAAGATGCTGGTTTTAGGCTGTGTTGGACTTTGGGGTGTGCGCCTCAGTGTTCACCTCTTGGTTCGCTTTATTGGTGAGGAAGAGGAAGATCCACGCTACCAAGCATTCCGGAGGCATTTCGGTGTCGACCGCTATTGGTGGGTTAGCTACTTTCAGGTCTTCATTCTACAGGGTTGCTTGGCATTTCTGGTCTCCGCACCTCTGCAGGTAGCAGGAACTGCTGGAGCGAGCGATCCATTGATGGTCAATGATTGGATTGGTTTGGTGTTTTTCGCCGTCGGACTGTATTTCGAGGTTGTTGGAGATTGGCAACTGACGAAGTTCAAGCAGAACCCAGCCATGAAGGGTAAGGTTCTAAACACAGGCCTTTGGCGTTATACGAGACATCCTAATTACTTCGGGGATACTTGTTTGTGGTGGGGTTTGTGGCTGATGTGCCTCGACGAGCCATTGGGCTTGGCGGCCATCGTTGGACCGTTGGTCATGAGCTTCTTGCTGATGCGAGTTTCTGGGGTTCCGATGCTAGAGAACCGAATGAAGAAAACGCGTGAAGGCTATGAGGATTACGTAAGGCAGACCTCCTCGTTTTTCCCGCGTCCTCCGCGAGCCCTCTAA